Within uncultured Roseibium sp., the genomic segment GCGGTAGGCACGGTAGGCGGAGGCTCCCGAGGATATGACCGCACAAAGCAGGTCATTCCGCCGGGCCAGCATTTCCGCGACCAGTGTGCCTCCGCCGCTATGGCCGGCCAGAGCCCATGAGTGGATGCGGTACCGCTTCTTGATACCGTTCAACGCGGCGTTGATGAGCGATGCCTCGATCGGACCTCCTCTGGTGGTGTAGTGTTTTCCCGAGCTTCCATAGGTGCCTGGACGGGCAAGGAAGATCGACGGAACGCCGAAGCGGCCTGAAAGTTTCCGTTCGAGCGCCACCATTTCGGTCGGACCGAATCCTTTTTGCCTCTTGTCTGCGTTGGTTCCCGATGGTCCCAAAACATCGCCGTTCATCCAGATCGCTGCAATCGGATTGGAGCCGGGCGCAGATTTCAAGCCGACGGCGTAATATCTGATACAAGCTGCCCGGCCATCCGCCTCGACCCAAATGGCCGTGTCATTCTTTGCCAGAGCAGCACATTGCGACCGGCTGATTTTTATGCCGTTGACGACAGCGACCGGATCGAACTGTTCTTTTTCGGGAACGGATTGGGCGAAGGAGAGAGCTGGCAGTGCGGAAATGAGAGCAGTTACAAAAATCAGCCTGTTTAATCGCAATCTAAACACCAAGAGTATTCTCATAACGATGCGCCTAACCTGAAGTGGTTGATGCCCGGCATTGTTTGGGCGGATGGCGAAAGCCCAGCGTCCGCGCTCCAAAAGCGGTCAGATAGGTACCTATTAGTTGTGGTTGGTATAAGGTACGGACCCGCCAAATGGGATGCTCGCCAAATTGTTCAGATTGCCGTGGGCCAACTCGACCATTTCCAACGAATTTATTGTTGCGCTTATTGGAAAAGTACCAACTTCAACAACTTCCAACCGCTCGATGATCGCTCGGTCAACATGCGTGGCAACCGTCATATGTGGGCGATATACAATTCCAGGCTTCAATTCGATGCGGTGTAGACCGTCATAAATCTGATTATGCAAGGAGATCAGCGCGTCTCCGCCCTTCCCACAAAGCAGAAGTAACTTGTGCCTGTGTTCAAATGGATCATACGCCAATTCGCTGCTTGTGAACTCGATTGTTAAACGGCGCGCGTTTTCAACCACGCGTTCGCAGAGCGTGAGAATGTCTCTGGGGTTCCGATCTTTCAATCCAAACACCAGCGTTACGTGGGGAGGAACCAGCTTAGCTCGTTCCGGTTCGTGGCGGGATCGAAAGTGGTTAATCTGCCGAGCCGAGTTCGGTTCAAATTCAGGATATGCCAACACATAGATCATCGGACAACATTGGAACGTTTGATCGTATGGTTCAATGACGGCAAAATACACCCATAGCAGGTCAGGAGCTGGACTCGAGGCCGACCGTTGTCGTCTTGCAAGAGACCGGTGTCTTATTCGGTCGTATGTTCCTGTACCTTCAGCTCATCGAGCCGCGGCATGGAAATGATATTGTAGCCGCTGTCGACGAAATGCACTTCGCCGGTTACGCCGCCAGAAAGGTCTGACAGAAGGTAGAGCCCGGTTCCGCCGATTTCCTCCAGAGAAACCGTCCGGCCCAGCGGTGAATTGCGCTTCTGGTAGCTGAACATCAGCCGAGCGTCGGAGACGCCGGAACCGGCAAGAGTCCGAACCGGACCTGCCGAAATCGCGTTCACGCGGATGTTCTGCTCGCCGTAGTCCATTGCCAGATAGCGCACGGACGATTCGAGCGCCGCCTTGGCAACGCCCATGACGTTGTAGTTCGGCATGACCCGCGTCGACCCGCCATAGGTCAGCGTGATCATCGATCCGCCGTTCGGCATAAGGGTTGCGGCCCGTTTCGCGATCTCGGTGAAGGAGAAGCAGGAAATCAGCATGGTCCGGGTGAAATTTTCCCGGGAGGTGTCTGAATATTTTCCGCGCAGCTCCGTCTTGTCGGAAAAGGCGATGGCATGAACGAGAAAATCGATCGTGCCCCATTTTTCCTTCAATGTGTCGAAAACGGCATCGACGGAGGTGATGTCTTCCACGTCGCACGGCAGAAGGGTATCGGCACCGATCGATTCGGCCAGTGGCCTTGTCCGCCGTCCAAAGGCGTCGCCCTGATAGGTGAACGCCAGTTCCGCGCCGTGTTCCGACAGCGTTTTGGCAATGCCCCATGCAATGGAGTGATCGTTGGCCACGCCCATGACGAGGCCGCGCTTGCCCTTCATCAAACCCGACATTCAGGGCTCCTCACCCGTGATAACGCGACAGGGCGAGAGAGGCGTTGGTACCCCCGAAGCCGAAGCTGTTGGAGAGCACGGTGTCCAGCCCGGCATTATCGACCCGCTCGGTGACGATTTCGTCCTTATGCAGAGCCGGGTCGAGTTCGGTGATATTCGCCGAAGCCGTAATGAAGTCGTTCTGGAGCATCAACATGCAGTAGATGGCTTCCTGCACGCCGGTGGCGCCCAGGCTATGCCCGGTCAGGGATTTCGTCGACGAGGCCGGCGGCTGGTTGTCGCCGAACACGCGGCGGATCGCTTCAATCTCGCCGATGTCGCCAACCTGAGTCGACGTGCCGTGTGTGTTGATGTAATCGACCTTGCGGTCGCCGAGCGTGGAGATTGCCAGCTCCATGCAGCGCTCGCCGCCTTCACCGGACGGTGCGACCATGTCATAGCCGTCGGAATTGGCGGCATAGCCTGTCACTTCCGCATAGATCTTGGCACCGCGAGCCTTGGCGTGTTCCAGTTCTTCCAGAACCACGACACCGCCACCGCCGGCGATGACGAAGCCGTCGCGGGTCGTATCATAGGGCCGTGATGCGGTGGACGGCGTGTCGTTGTACTTGGAGGACATGGCGCCCATGGCGTCGAACAGGCAGGACAGCGTCCAGTCCAGTTCCTCGCCGCCGCCCGCGAACATGACGTCCTGCTTGCCCCACTGAATCTGTTCCGTTGCCGCGCCGATACAATGCGCCGACGTGGAACAGGCAGAGGTGATCGAATAGTTGATCCCCTTGATCTTGAAGGGGGTGGCCAGGCAGGCGGAATTGGTCGAGCTCATGCCGCGCGTGACCATGAACGGCCCCATGCGCTTTGGCGAACCTTTTTCCAGAACGATCTGATGGGCCTGGAACAGGTTCTTGGTGGACGGACCGCCGGAGCCCATGATCAGGCCGGTCTTCGGATTGGAAACGTCGGTTTCCTCCAGCCCGCTGTCGGCGATCGCCTGCTGCATGGCAATGAAGTTATAGGCAGCGCCGTCGCCCATGAAGCGAAGCTGGCGCTTGTCGACCAGGGAGGGAATGTCGACGTTCGGCATTCCGTGAACCTGGCTTCTGAAACCGTGTTCGGCATAGTCGGGCGCAAAGACAATCCCGGATTTGCCTTGCTTAAGGCTTTCCAGAACTTCCTGGGTGTTGGCGCCGATTGACGACACGATCCCCATTCCGGTGACGACTACCCGCCTCATTACGGTCTCCTGTTCACTCTGTAGCCGGTTCGGCGTGCACGGGCCGTCCGGTTTATCAATTTTTGAAATCAGGCCCGGCATCGGCCGGATGCCAGGCATTCAGGTGCCTGAACGCCTTATCGGCGAACCGGATCAGGTTTGAGCAAGGCCGACCCGGAGATCTTTCGCCTGGTAGATCTGCTTGCCATCGGCCTTGAGCCAACCGTCGGCAATGCCCAGGACCAGACGGCCTTTCATAACGCGTTTGAAGTCGATGCCGTATTCGACCAGTTTGACGTCCGGTGTCACCATGCCCTTGAATTTCACTTCACCGGTGGACAGCGCCATGCCTTTGCCTGGCAGGCCGAGCCAACCAAGGAAAAAGCCGGTCAGCTGCCACATCGCATCCAGGCCAAGACATCCCGGCATGACCGGATTGCCCTGGAAATGGCAGGGGAAGAACCAGAGGTCCGGCTTGATGTCGAACTCGGCACGAATGAATCCCTTGTCGAATTCGCCGCCGGTTTCGGAAATTTCCGTGATCCGGTCGAACATGAGCATGGGCGGCAGCGGCAGTTGTGCGTTGCCTTGTCCGAAAAGCTCACCGCGTCCACAGGTGAGAAGATCTTCGTAATCGTAGCTGGAGCGCCGCTCGGTCATTCAGGGTCCGTTTATGTGCTTTGCGTCTGGCTCTCGCCGAAGGGTCAGGCCAGAGGTCGGTTTTCATTTTGCTATTCGGCGCCTTCCTAACACAGGGTTACCTGCTCTGGAAGTCCACGAAGGCGGTTAGCTTTCGCAGTTTGCGTCAGTTTTTTCACAATGCCTGCGTCAAATTGACAAAGCTGTCCAGGGAAGTCTGTTTTCATCTTTCAAGGAAAAACTTGCGTCTTTGTGCCAAGAAATGGCAGAAAAGGGGCAATGGCGGTTTGATTTTACCTGAAAGAGCCACGTGGCGCGCACTTTGTAAGCCCTTTCAGGTTATCATCCCGGAGGACGAGGAAGACAGGACTAAAGACGCGGAAATGAAAGACATTACGCCGATTCACCACACCGATACGGATGTCTCCGATGTATTGCGCCGCGCGGGCCTTCGCCCGACACGCCAGCGTGTATCGCTTGCCGAGATCCTTTTTTCCAAAGGCGACCGGCATGTTTCCGCCGAACTGCTTCATGAGGAAGCCGTGGCCGTCAGCGTCCCGGTTTCTCTTGCGACCGTCTACAACACCCTGCATCAGTTCACCGAAGCGGGCCTTCTGCGCGAAGTGGCGATCGAGGGTACGAAAACCTATTTCGACACCAATGTCTCCGATCACCACCATTTCTTCATCGAAGGTGAAAACGAGGTGTTCGACATTCCCGGAGAAGGTGTCGGTATCGGTTCTATTCCGCAAGCGCCGGAAGGTATGGAAATCGTCCGCGTCGACGTGGTCGTCCGCCTGCGCCCGAAGCGCTGATTTCGGCCCTCCGCATTGCCGGTATTCTCTGACGTCGCGCCATCGCTCGTCGCGCTTCGCTCCTGTCGGAACCTCGCATAAGCCCGGGCAGCTCTTCGCCTGGCGAACCTTGAGGGTTCGATCTTTCTCGCCAACGCCGCTTTTTCAGGACTCGGCGGCTTTCTGCCGTTCGATCAGCGCTCTGGTTCTGAGCGCGATTTCCGGAATGGAATCCAGGGGTTCCTTTTCCGGACTCTTGCACAGATCGTAGATGACGCAGCGCCGGCATTCCGGCTTGCGCGCCTTGCAGATATAGCGCCCGTGCAGGATCAGCCAGTGATGGGCATGACGGCCGAATTCCGCCGGAACCGCCTTTTCCATCGCCTTTTCAACATCAAAGGGGGTCTTTCCCGGCGCGATGCCGATCCGGTTGCCGAGCCGGAACAGGTGGGTATCGACGGCAATGGTCGGATGTCCGAAAAAGATATTGAGCACCACGTTGGCGGTCTTTCGGCCGACGCCGGGCAGCTTTTCAAGCGCCTCCCGGTCTTCCGGAACCTCGCCGCCGTGATCGCGGATCAGTTGTTCCGACAGCAGAATGACGTTCTTCGCCTTTGTTTTGAAAAGGCCGATGGTGCGGATTTCCTCCCGCACCTTGTCCTCGCCGAGCGCAAGCATTTTTTCAGGCGTGTCGGCGATCTGGAACAGGTGTTTGGTTGCCCGGTTGACGCCGACATCGGTCGCCTGCGCGGACAAGACGACGGCGACCAGAAGCGTATAGGCGTTCACGTAATCGAGTTCCCCTTCCGGCTCCGGATTGTCTGCATGGAACCGTTCGAAGATCGCGTAGGTTTCCGCCTTCGTGTAGCGGGATTTTTTCAGCACGCGGCCCGGGTTTGCCACCGAGGGCGTCTTGTGCTTTGTTTTCGTCGCCTTTTTGCGCGGGGCGGGGGTCTTTGCTTCTGCCATGCTCTCTCTATAATCATGCCTCATGAACGATCACAATCCGAAACACGAGCAACAGGCGTATGAGACCGGGGATGAAGCCCCGTTTTTTTCTGCGGTCCTGACACCCTATCGGTCCCTGGGTCCGAACGGTTTCCTGTTGCTGATGCTCTTTGTTGGGGGCGTCAGCTTCGTTTCGGGGCTGGCGTTCCTGTTGATGGGGGCCTGGCCGGTGTTCGGGTTTTTCGGCCTGGACGCGCTTCTGATCTGGCTGGCCTTCCACCTGAACTACGCCTCCGCACGGGCCTATGAGGAAGTGATCGTTTCACGTACGGAAATCATCATCCGCAAGGTGGGTCCGGGAAAACGCCACCAGGAATACCGCTTCAATCCCTTTTGGGTCCGCCTGTCGATCACGAAGCTCGAGGACGAGGGCGTGACCAAGCTGTCCCTGACCTCGCGCGGCAAGAACGTCGATCTCGGAAACTTCCTCAATCCGGATGACCGCACCAGCTTCGCCGGCGCCATGGCGAATGCGCTGGCAACCGCCAAGGCGGGTGGGATCTAATCCTCAACTTTAGATTTTATCTTGCGTGCAGATTTTTTTTGCGTCGCAATATCGGCTGTCCGATGAGCGGGCGTATTATTCACGTCAGTTTCAGAGAAGGATCTGCCCCATGCCGTCTTTCAA encodes:
- a CDS encoding alpha/beta hydrolase: MERGRWAFAIRPNNAGHQPLQVRRIVMRILLVFRLRLNRLIFVTALISALPALSFAQSVPEKEQFDPVAVVNGIKISRSQCAALAKNDTAIWVEADGRAACIRYYAVGLKSAPGSNPIAAIWMNGDVLGPSGTNADKRQKGFGPTEMVALERKLSGRFGVPSIFLARPGTYGSSGKHYTTRGGPIEASLINAALNGIKKRYRIHSWALAGHSGGGTLVAEMLARRNDLLCAVISSGASAYRAYREARGLTKPGEPLTRFDPYTSLDKIPADPKRRIFVIGDPRETNIPFSTQKLYYEGLVARGLVAWLVPLERAIDSRHHDLVDFAELANGMCAAGAGTNEIIQALKTMPEPPRRRTN
- a CDS encoding 2'-5' RNA ligase family protein; this translates as MAYPEFEPNSARQINHFRSRHEPERAKLVPPHVTLVFGLKDRNPRDILTLCERVVENARRLTIEFTSSELAYDPFEHRHKLLLLCGKGGDALISLHNQIYDGLHRIELKPGIVYRPHMTVATHVDRAIIERLEVVEVGTFPISATINSLEMVELAHGNLNNLASIPFGGSVPYTNHN
- the fabI gene encoding enoyl-ACP reductase FabI, with amino-acid sequence MSGLMKGKRGLVMGVANDHSIAWGIAKTLSEHGAELAFTYQGDAFGRRTRPLAESIGADTLLPCDVEDITSVDAVFDTLKEKWGTIDFLVHAIAFSDKTELRGKYSDTSRENFTRTMLISCFSFTEIAKRAATLMPNGGSMITLTYGGSTRVMPNYNVMGVAKAALESSVRYLAMDYGEQNIRVNAISAGPVRTLAGSGVSDARLMFSYQKRNSPLGRTVSLEEIGGTGLYLLSDLSGGVTGEVHFVDSGYNIISMPRLDELKVQEHTTE
- the fabB gene encoding beta-ketoacyl-ACP synthase I codes for the protein MRRVVVTGMGIVSSIGANTQEVLESLKQGKSGIVFAPDYAEHGFRSQVHGMPNVDIPSLVDKRQLRFMGDGAAYNFIAMQQAIADSGLEETDVSNPKTGLIMGSGGPSTKNLFQAHQIVLEKGSPKRMGPFMVTRGMSSTNSACLATPFKIKGINYSITSACSTSAHCIGAATEQIQWGKQDVMFAGGGEELDWTLSCLFDAMGAMSSKYNDTPSTASRPYDTTRDGFVIAGGGGVVVLEELEHAKARGAKIYAEVTGYAANSDGYDMVAPSGEGGERCMELAISTLGDRKVDYINTHGTSTQVGDIGEIEAIRRVFGDNQPPASSTKSLTGHSLGATGVQEAIYCMLMLQNDFITASANITELDPALHKDEIVTERVDNAGLDTVLSNSFGFGGTNASLALSRYHG
- the fabA gene encoding 3-hydroxyacyl-[acyl-carrier-protein] dehydratase FabA; the protein is MTERRSSYDYEDLLTCGRGELFGQGNAQLPLPPMLMFDRITEISETGGEFDKGFIRAEFDIKPDLWFFPCHFQGNPVMPGCLGLDAMWQLTGFFLGWLGLPGKGMALSTGEVKFKGMVTPDVKLVEYGIDFKRVMKGRLVLGIADGWLKADGKQIYQAKDLRVGLAQT
- the irrA gene encoding iron response transcriptional regulator IrrA; its protein translation is MKDITPIHHTDTDVSDVLRRAGLRPTRQRVSLAEILFSKGDRHVSAELLHEEAVAVSVPVSLATVYNTLHQFTEAGLLREVAIEGTKTYFDTNVSDHHHFFIEGENEVFDIPGEGVGIGSIPQAPEGMEIVRVDVVVRLRPKR
- the nth gene encoding endonuclease III → MAEAKTPAPRKKATKTKHKTPSVANPGRVLKKSRYTKAETYAIFERFHADNPEPEGELDYVNAYTLLVAVVLSAQATDVGVNRATKHLFQIADTPEKMLALGEDKVREEIRTIGLFKTKAKNVILLSEQLIRDHGGEVPEDREALEKLPGVGRKTANVVLNIFFGHPTIAVDTHLFRLGNRIGIAPGKTPFDVEKAMEKAVPAEFGRHAHHWLILHGRYICKARKPECRRCVIYDLCKSPEKEPLDSIPEIALRTRALIERQKAAES
- a CDS encoding DUF2244 domain-containing protein, translating into MNDHNPKHEQQAYETGDEAPFFSAVLTPYRSLGPNGFLLLMLFVGGVSFVSGLAFLLMGAWPVFGFFGLDALLIWLAFHLNYASARAYEEVIVSRTEIIIRKVGPGKRHQEYRFNPFWVRLSITKLEDEGVTKLSLTSRGKNVDLGNFLNPDDRTSFAGAMANALATAKAGGI